From the Oncorhynchus nerka isolate Pitt River linkage group LG20, Oner_Uvic_2.0, whole genome shotgun sequence genome, one window contains:
- the LOC115103182 gene encoding LIM/homeobox protein Lhx8-like isoform X1 yields MYWKSEQMLACPEVDDIENGFNSTFDSTGTSDYIFGDESYSPSLSSLTPQTMASASLGKSLCTSCGLEIVDKYLLEVNNLCWHVNCLSCSMCQTPLGRHVSCYIKDKVVFCKLDYFRKYGTRCAHCGRNMHSKDWVRRAKGNTYHLACFACFSCKRQLSTGEEFALVEERVLCRIHYDCMLDNLKRAMESGVTLEGAPPSEQEGSHPKPAKRARTSFTTDQLQVMQAQFAQDNNPDAQTLQKLAERTGLSRRVIQVWFQNCRARHKKHVSPQHHVPSAATSSLQQSRLSPPLMEDLHYTSYIPTDTPMLTALHTYMDVHSPSSLVFQPLLYHSMTQLPISHA; encoded by the exons ATGTATTGGAAAAGCGAACAAATGTTGGCTTGCCCGGAGGTGGATGACATTGAAAATGGGTTTAACTCGACCTTCGACAGCACG GGCACATCGGATTACATTTTTGGAGATGAGTCGTATTCACCGTCTTTGTCTTCCTTGACACCGCAGACGATGGCATCAGCCTCTCTGGGGAAAAGCCTTTGTACAAGTTGTGGTTTGGAGATAGTTGACAAATACCTACTCGAG GTGAACAACTTGTGTTGGCACGTGAACTGCCTCTCGTGCAGCATGTGCCAAACTCCTCTAGGAAGACATGTCAGTTGCTACATCAAAGACAAGGTGGTTTTCTGCAAACTCGACTACTTCAG GAAGTATGGAACTCGCTGTGCCCACTGTGGCAGGAACATGCACTCCAAAGACTGGGTGAGGAGAGCAAAGGGCAACACCTACCACCTGGCCTGCTTCGCCTGCTTCTCCTGCAAGCGCCAGCTCTCCACGGGGGAGGAATTTGCCctggtggaggagagggtgcTGTGCCGAATCCACTACGACTGCATGCTGGACAACCTGAAACGGGCCATGGAAAGTG GTGTTACTTTAGAGGGAGCCCCACCATCAGAGCAAGAAGGGTCTCATCCCAAACCAGCTAAGAGGGCTCGCACTAGCTTCACCACAGACCAGCTACAG GTGATGCAGGCCCAGTTTGCTCAGGACAATAACCCAGACGCTCAGACCCTCCAGAAGCTGGCAGAGAGGACTGGCCTCAGTCGCAGGGTCATTCAG GTTTGGTTCCAGAACTGTCGAGCTCGTCATAAGAAGCATGtgagccctcagcaccatgtgccATCTGCAGCGACGTCGTCACTACAGCAGTCCAGGCTTTCTCCGCCTCTTATGGAGGATCTACACTACACATCCTACATACCAACAGACACACCCATGCTTACAGCACTACACACTTACATGGATG tgcactctccctcctccctggtgTTCCAGCCTCTTTTATACCATTCCATGACACAGCTGCCAATCAGCCATGCCTGA
- the LOC115103182 gene encoding LIM/homeobox protein Lhx8-like isoform X2: MYWKSEQMLACPEVDDIENGFNSTFDSTGTSDYIFGDESYSPSLSSLTPQTMASASLGKSLCTSCGLEIVDKYLLEVNNLCWHVNCLSCSMCQTPLGRHVSCYIKDKVVFCKLDYFRKYGTRCAHCGRNMHSKDWVRRAKGNTYHLACFACFSCKRQLSTGEEFALVEERVLCRIHYDCMLDNLKRAMESEGAPPSEQEGSHPKPAKRARTSFTTDQLQVMQAQFAQDNNPDAQTLQKLAERTGLSRRVIQVWFQNCRARHKKHVSPQHHVPSAATSSLQQSRLSPPLMEDLHYTSYIPTDTPMLTALHTYMDVHSPSSLVFQPLLYHSMTQLPISHA, from the exons ATGTATTGGAAAAGCGAACAAATGTTGGCTTGCCCGGAGGTGGATGACATTGAAAATGGGTTTAACTCGACCTTCGACAGCACG GGCACATCGGATTACATTTTTGGAGATGAGTCGTATTCACCGTCTTTGTCTTCCTTGACACCGCAGACGATGGCATCAGCCTCTCTGGGGAAAAGCCTTTGTACAAGTTGTGGTTTGGAGATAGTTGACAAATACCTACTCGAG GTGAACAACTTGTGTTGGCACGTGAACTGCCTCTCGTGCAGCATGTGCCAAACTCCTCTAGGAAGACATGTCAGTTGCTACATCAAAGACAAGGTGGTTTTCTGCAAACTCGACTACTTCAG GAAGTATGGAACTCGCTGTGCCCACTGTGGCAGGAACATGCACTCCAAAGACTGGGTGAGGAGAGCAAAGGGCAACACCTACCACCTGGCCTGCTTCGCCTGCTTCTCCTGCAAGCGCCAGCTCTCCACGGGGGAGGAATTTGCCctggtggaggagagggtgcTGTGCCGAATCCACTACGACTGCATGCTGGACAACCTGAAACGGGCCATGGAAAGTG AGGGAGCCCCACCATCAGAGCAAGAAGGGTCTCATCCCAAACCAGCTAAGAGGGCTCGCACTAGCTTCACCACAGACCAGCTACAG GTGATGCAGGCCCAGTTTGCTCAGGACAATAACCCAGACGCTCAGACCCTCCAGAAGCTGGCAGAGAGGACTGGCCTCAGTCGCAGGGTCATTCAG GTTTGGTTCCAGAACTGTCGAGCTCGTCATAAGAAGCATGtgagccctcagcaccatgtgccATCTGCAGCGACGTCGTCACTACAGCAGTCCAGGCTTTCTCCGCCTCTTATGGAGGATCTACACTACACATCCTACATACCAACAGACACACCCATGCTTACAGCACTACACACTTACATGGATG tgcactctccctcctccctggtgTTCCAGCCTCTTTTATACCATTCCATGACACAGCTGCCAATCAGCCATGCCTGA